In Citrus sinensis cultivar Valencia sweet orange chromosome 2, DVS_A1.0, whole genome shotgun sequence, a single genomic region encodes these proteins:
- the LOC102617172 gene encoding uncharacterized protein LOC102617172 isoform X1: MEKGLISVDRWTEGSQVYFLTHLHLDHTQGLSSAWARGPLFCSRLTAKLFPLKFPGLDLSLIRVLDIGSWHSIFVVSPSSGEKTFVEVSAIDAHHCPGSVMPLFREAFGCLLYTGDFRWEASNERAEIGRNTLVKALKDDVVDILYLDNTYCNPSYAFPSREVAAQQVVDIIASHPDHDVIIGIDSLGKEELLFHISHKLNIKIWVWPERLQTMHLLGFHDIFTTKTSLTRVRAVPRYSFSVDTLESLNTMHPTIGIMPSGLPWVVQPLKGGGSLPGSLFSSYQSKWRATSGTQTEKLKEALGSVDRFHKCIYSVPYSDHSCFTEIEKFLNLVQPSNIRGIVSSSSCYVDPLYYFGHLCRANQPPLRYNQEKRVQHKTVVAAQIKFNVESGRSTKVDRKRRTAEVGILGVHMSKVDALRRARRGAKLAEVRVLIA; this comes from the exons ATGGAGAAAGGCCTGATCTCGGTGGATCGATGGACAGAAGGAAGTCAGGTTTACTTTTTAACTCACCTACACTTGGACCACACCCAAGGCCTGAGCTCGGCGTGGGCGAGGGGCCCACTCTTCTGCTCGCGACTCACCGCCAAGCTCTTCCCCCTCAAGTTCCCCGGCTTGGACCTCTCGTTGATTCGCGTCCTCGATATCGGTTCGTGGCATTCGATCTTCGTGGTCTCGCCGTCTTCCGGAGAGAAGACGTTTGTCGAAGTTAGCGCAATTGACGCTCACCATTGTCCCG GCTCGGTGATGCCGTTATTTCGCGAAGCATTTGGATGCCTGCTCTATACTGGTGATTTTCGCTGGGAAGCAAGTAATGAGAGGGCCGAGATAGGAAGGAACACGCTCGTCAAAGCTTTAAAAGATGATGTAGTCGACATTCTTTATTTAGATAACACATATTGCAATCCATCATATGCTTTTCCTTCACGAGAAGTTGCAGCTCAGCAG GTTGTTGACATAATTGCCTCCCATCCAGATCATGACGTCATCATTGGGATTGACTCACTTGGAAAAGAAGaacttttatttcacataTCGCATAAGCTCAATATAAAG atttggGTGTGGCCAGAACGCCTGCAAACCATGCATCTGCTTGGCTTCCATGACATATTCACAACCAAAACTTCTCTTACTAGAGTGCGAGCTGTTCCACGGTATAGTTTTAGCGTTGATACTTTAGAGAGTTTAAATACAATGCACCCAACCATTGGAATTATGCCATCTGGTCTTCCTTGGGTGGTTCAGCCTCTTAAAGGAGGTGGCAGTCTTCCTggttctcttttttcttcttaccAGAGCAAATGGAGAGCAACGAGTGGGACTCAGACTGAGAAACTGAAGGAAGCTTTAGGATCAGTGGACAGGTTTCATAAGTGCATATATTCAGTTCCATATTCTGATCACTCCTGCTTTACAGAGatagagaaatttttaaaCCTTGTCCAGCCATCGAATATCAGAGGCATCGTGTCTTCATCATCTTGTTATGTTGACCCTCTTTACTACTTTGGCCACCTTTGCAGAGCAAATCAACCACCACTGAGGTATAACCAGGAAAAGAGAGTGCAGCACAAAACAGTTGTAGCCgcccaaataaaattcaatgtTGAAAGTGGTAGATCCACTAAGGTAGATAGGAAACGTAGGACTGCAGAAGTAGGTATTTTAGGAGTTCACATGAGTAAGGTGGATGCCCTTAGGCGGGCCCGACGAGGTGCGAAGCTTGCCGAAGTGAGAGTTCTGATTGCTTAG
- the LOC107175803 gene encoding G-type lectin S-receptor-like serine/threonine-protein kinase At2g19130, protein MEIIKNNSWLMLFVLFTCFSLKSHVSFGADTISANQSLSGDQTIVSKGGVFVFGFFNPAPDGNLVLFNESQLPIWSTNLTATSRRSVDAVLLDEGNLVLRDLSNNLSEPLWQSFDHPAHTWIPGMKLTFNKRNNVSQLLTSWKNKENPAPGLFSLELAPDGSNQYVILWNRSEQYWRSGTWDDNAKIFSLVPEMTLNYIYNFSYVSNENESYFTYNVKDSTYTSRFIMDFSGQVKQMNWLPTNSWFLFWSQPRQQCEVYAFCGQFSTCNEQTERFCSCLKGFQQKSVSDWNLEDFSGGCVRKTPLQCENNSLANGKSDQFLQYINMNLPKHPQSVAVGGIRECETHCLNNCSCTAYAYKDNACSIWVGSFVGLQQLQGGGDTIYIKLAASEFESPKNNKGVVIGSVVGSVAVVALIGLIMLVHLRRRKTATVTTKTVEGSLVAFAYKDLQTATKNFSEKLGGGGFGSVFKGVLPNSSLIAVKKLESWSQGEKQFRTEVSTIGNIQHVNLVRLLGFCSEGTSRLLVYDFMPNGSLDSHLFTEKDSDFLDWKTRYQIALGTARGLAYLHEKCRDCIIHCDIKPENILLDAEFCPKVSDFGLAKLVGREFSRVLTTMRGTRGYLAPEWISGVAITAKADVYSYGMMLYEFVSGRRNSQESEDGKVKFFPSWAAKQIVEGSNLISLLDPRLEGNADEEELARLCNVACWCIQDDETHRPSMGQVVQILEGVLDVTLPPIPRALQVMVDDHEHVVFFTESSTSQSSLSKSNNSTASSQAKSTTSSRSS, encoded by the exons ATGGAAATCATCAAGAACAATTCATGGTTGatgctttttgttcttttcacGTGCTTCTCACTCAAATCCCATGTCTCCTTCGGAGCTGACACCATTTCTGCAAACCAATCTCTCTCTGGTGATCAAACGATCGTTTCTAAAGGTGGGGTCTTTGTATTTGGTTTCTTCAACCCAGCTCCTG ATGGTAACTTAGTTCTTTTTAATGAGTCCCAACTACCCATTTGGTCCACAAATTTGACCGCTACCAGCAGACGTTCTGTGGACGCAGTTCTTTTGGATGAAGGAAATCTTGTTTTGAGAGatttgtcaaataatttgTCAGAGCCGTTATGGCAAAGTTTTGATCATCCAGCTCATACTTGGATTCCCGGTATGAAGTTGACGTTCAACAAGAGAAACAACGTCAGTCAACTTCTCACTTCATggaagaataaagaaaatccTGCACCGGGTCTCTTCTCCCTTGAGCTAGCACCAGATGGATCAAATCAATATGTTATTTTGTGGAATAGGTCTGAGCAGTACTGGAGAAGtggaacttgggatgataatGCAAAAATTTTCAGCTTGGTCCCTGAAATGACACTAAATTATATCTACAATTTCAGCTATGTGTCGAATGAAAACGAGAGCTATTTCACCTACAATGTGAAAGATAGCACTTACACATCTCGATTCATTATGGATTTTTCAGGACAGGTTAAGCAGATGAATTGGTTGCCTACCAACTCTTGGTTTCTGTTTTGGTCCCAACCAAGACAGCAATGCGAGGTTTATGCTTTTTGTGGTCAATTTAGCACCTGCAATGAGCAAACTGAGCGTTTTTGTTCTTGTTTGAAAGGTTTTCAACAAAAATCGGTGAGTGACTGGAATTTGGAAGATTTTTCTGGTGGTTGTGTGAGGAAAACCCCGCTGCAGTGTGAAAATAATAGTCTTGCCAATGGAAAAAGCGACCAATTTTTGCAGTACATTAACATGAATTTGCCTAAACATCCACAATCTGTGGCAGTAGGGGGTATCAGGGAATGTGAAACACACTGCTTGAATAACTGCTCTTGCACTGCTTATGCTTACAAAGACAACGCTTGCTCGATTTGGGTAGGAAGTTTCGTGGGTCTGCAACAGCTACAAGGAGGTGGAGATACCATTTATATCAAGCTTGCCGCTTCTGAGTTCGAGAGTCCCAAGAATAACAAGGGAGTAGTCATTGGCAGTGTTGTGGGCTCAGTGGCTGTCGTAGCTCTTATTGGCCTGATCATGCTTGTACACTTGAGAAGGAGAAAGACAGCAACTGTAACAACCAAAACTGTGGAGGGTTCTTTGGTGGCATTTGCATACAAGGATTTGCAAACTGCCACAAAGAATTTCTCTGAAAAGCTGGGGGGAGGAGGTTTTGGTTCAGTTTTCAAAGGGGTGTTGCCGAATTCAAGTCTTATAGCTGTGAAGAAGCTTGAAAGCTGGAGCCAAGGAGAGAAGCAATTTCGGACTGAAGTCAGTACCATAGGGAATATCCAACATGTCAATCTGGTTCGGCTTCTGGGTTTCTGCTCTGAAGGTACTAGTAGGTTGTTGGTCTACGATTTCATGCCAAACGGTTCTTTAGACTCTCATCTCTTCACTGAAAAAGATTCAGACTTTCTTGATTGGAAGACAAGATACCAAATTGCACTGGGGACAGCCAGAGGTTTGGCTTATCTTCATGAGAAGTGCAGAGACTGCATCATACACTGTGACATAAAGCCAGAGAACATTCTGTTAGACGCTGAATTTTGTCCCAAAGTGTCGGATTTTGGGCTGGCAAAGCTTGTTGGGAGGGAGTTCAGCCGTGTCCTAACAACCATGAGAGGAACAAGAGGTTACCTTGCACCTGAATGGATTTCAGGAGTGGCCATAACAGCCAAAGCGGATGTCTACAGCTATGGAATGATGCTGTATGAATTTGTATCAGGAAGGAGGAACTCCCAGGAATCTGAAGATGGTAAAGTGAAGTTCTTCCCATCTTGGGCTGCTAAACAAATAGTTGAAGGCAGCAATCTCATTAGCCTATTAGACCCAAGACTGGAGGGCAACGCTGACGAAGAAGAGCTTGCAAGACTTTGCAATGTGGCTTGTTGGTGCATCCAAGATGATGAGACTCACAGGCCATCAATGGGTCAAGTAGTTCAAATTCTTGAGGGAGTTTTGGACGTGACACTGCCTCCAATTCCCAGAGCTCTCCAAGTAATGGTCGATGACCATGAGCACGTAGTCTTCTTCACTGAATCATCCACATCTCAGAGTTCCCTGTCAAAGAGCAACAATTCAACTGCTTCATCTCAAGCAAAGAGTACCACATCATCAAGAAGTTCTTAA
- the LOC102617172 gene encoding uncharacterized protein LOC102617172 isoform X3: MEKGLISVDRWTEGSQVYFLTHLHLDHTQGLSSAWARGPLFCSRLTAKLFPLKFPGLDLSLIRVLDIGSWHSIFVVSPSSGEKTFVEVSAIDAHHCPGSVMPLFREAFGCLLYTGDFRWEASNERAEIGRNTLVKALKDDVVDILYLDNTYCNPSYAFPSREVAAQQIWVWPERLQTMHLLGFHDIFTTKTSLTRVRAVPRYSFSVDTLESLNTMHPTIGIMPSGLPWVVQPLKGGGSLPGSLFSSYQSKWRATSGTQTEKLKEALGSVDRFHKCIYSVPYSDHSCFTEIEKFLNLVQPSNIRGIVSSSSCYVDPLYYFGHLCRANQPPLRYNQEKRVQHKTVVAAQIKFNVESGRSTKVDRKRRTAEVGILGVHMSKVDALRRARRGAKLAEVRVLIA; encoded by the exons ATGGAGAAAGGCCTGATCTCGGTGGATCGATGGACAGAAGGAAGTCAGGTTTACTTTTTAACTCACCTACACTTGGACCACACCCAAGGCCTGAGCTCGGCGTGGGCGAGGGGCCCACTCTTCTGCTCGCGACTCACCGCCAAGCTCTTCCCCCTCAAGTTCCCCGGCTTGGACCTCTCGTTGATTCGCGTCCTCGATATCGGTTCGTGGCATTCGATCTTCGTGGTCTCGCCGTCTTCCGGAGAGAAGACGTTTGTCGAAGTTAGCGCAATTGACGCTCACCATTGTCCCG GCTCGGTGATGCCGTTATTTCGCGAAGCATTTGGATGCCTGCTCTATACTGGTGATTTTCGCTGGGAAGCAAGTAATGAGAGGGCCGAGATAGGAAGGAACACGCTCGTCAAAGCTTTAAAAGATGATGTAGTCGACATTCTTTATTTAGATAACACATATTGCAATCCATCATATGCTTTTCCTTCACGAGAAGTTGCAGCTCAGCAG atttggGTGTGGCCAGAACGCCTGCAAACCATGCATCTGCTTGGCTTCCATGACATATTCACAACCAAAACTTCTCTTACTAGAGTGCGAGCTGTTCCACGGTATAGTTTTAGCGTTGATACTTTAGAGAGTTTAAATACAATGCACCCAACCATTGGAATTATGCCATCTGGTCTTCCTTGGGTGGTTCAGCCTCTTAAAGGAGGTGGCAGTCTTCCTggttctcttttttcttcttaccAGAGCAAATGGAGAGCAACGAGTGGGACTCAGACTGAGAAACTGAAGGAAGCTTTAGGATCAGTGGACAGGTTTCATAAGTGCATATATTCAGTTCCATATTCTGATCACTCCTGCTTTACAGAGatagagaaatttttaaaCCTTGTCCAGCCATCGAATATCAGAGGCATCGTGTCTTCATCATCTTGTTATGTTGACCCTCTTTACTACTTTGGCCACCTTTGCAGAGCAAATCAACCACCACTGAGGTATAACCAGGAAAAGAGAGTGCAGCACAAAACAGTTGTAGCCgcccaaataaaattcaatgtTGAAAGTGGTAGATCCACTAAGGTAGATAGGAAACGTAGGACTGCAGAAGTAGGTATTTTAGGAGTTCACATGAGTAAGGTGGATGCCCTTAGGCGGGCCCGACGAGGTGCGAAGCTTGCCGAAGTGAGAGTTCTGATTGCTTAG
- the LOC102617172 gene encoding uncharacterized protein LOC102617172 isoform X2: MEKGLISVDRWTEGSQVYFLTHLHLDHTQGLSSAWARGPLFCSRLTAKLFPLKFPGLDLSLIRVLDIGSWHSIFVVSPSSGEKTFVEVSAIDAHHCPGSVMPLFREAFGCLLYTGDFRWEASNERAEIGRNTLVKALKDDVVDILYLDNTYCNPSYAFPSREVAAQQVVDIIASHPDHDVIIGIDSLGKEELLFHISHKLNIKIWVWPERLQTMHLLGFHDIFTTKTSLTRVRAVPRYSFSVDTLESLNTMHPTIGIMPSGLPWVVQPLKGGGSLPGSLFSSYQSKWRATSGTQTEKLKEALGSVDRFHKCIYSVPYSDHSCFTEIEKFLNLVQPSNIRGIVSSSSCYVDPLYYFGHLCRANQPPLRYNQEKRVQHKTVVAAQIKFNVESGRSTKVDRKRRTAEVGILGVHMSKVDALRRARRGAKLARSESSD, translated from the exons ATGGAGAAAGGCCTGATCTCGGTGGATCGATGGACAGAAGGAAGTCAGGTTTACTTTTTAACTCACCTACACTTGGACCACACCCAAGGCCTGAGCTCGGCGTGGGCGAGGGGCCCACTCTTCTGCTCGCGACTCACCGCCAAGCTCTTCCCCCTCAAGTTCCCCGGCTTGGACCTCTCGTTGATTCGCGTCCTCGATATCGGTTCGTGGCATTCGATCTTCGTGGTCTCGCCGTCTTCCGGAGAGAAGACGTTTGTCGAAGTTAGCGCAATTGACGCTCACCATTGTCCCG GCTCGGTGATGCCGTTATTTCGCGAAGCATTTGGATGCCTGCTCTATACTGGTGATTTTCGCTGGGAAGCAAGTAATGAGAGGGCCGAGATAGGAAGGAACACGCTCGTCAAAGCTTTAAAAGATGATGTAGTCGACATTCTTTATTTAGATAACACATATTGCAATCCATCATATGCTTTTCCTTCACGAGAAGTTGCAGCTCAGCAG GTTGTTGACATAATTGCCTCCCATCCAGATCATGACGTCATCATTGGGATTGACTCACTTGGAAAAGAAGaacttttatttcacataTCGCATAAGCTCAATATAAAG atttggGTGTGGCCAGAACGCCTGCAAACCATGCATCTGCTTGGCTTCCATGACATATTCACAACCAAAACTTCTCTTACTAGAGTGCGAGCTGTTCCACGGTATAGTTTTAGCGTTGATACTTTAGAGAGTTTAAATACAATGCACCCAACCATTGGAATTATGCCATCTGGTCTTCCTTGGGTGGTTCAGCCTCTTAAAGGAGGTGGCAGTCTTCCTggttctcttttttcttcttaccAGAGCAAATGGAGAGCAACGAGTGGGACTCAGACTGAGAAACTGAAGGAAGCTTTAGGATCAGTGGACAGGTTTCATAAGTGCATATATTCAGTTCCATATTCTGATCACTCCTGCTTTACAGAGatagagaaatttttaaaCCTTGTCCAGCCATCGAATATCAGAGGCATCGTGTCTTCATCATCTTGTTATGTTGACCCTCTTTACTACTTTGGCCACCTTTGCAGAGCAAATCAACCACCACTGAGGTATAACCAGGAAAAGAGAGTGCAGCACAAAACAGTTGTAGCCgcccaaataaaattcaatgtTGAAAGTGGTAGATCCACTAAGGTAGATAGGAAACGTAGGACTGCAGAAGTAGGTATTTTAGGAGTTCACATGAGTAAGGTGGATGCCCTTAGGCGGGCCCGACGAG